A window of Castanea sativa cultivar Marrone di Chiusa Pesio chromosome 1, ASM4071231v1 contains these coding sequences:
- the LOC142625462 gene encoding uncharacterized protein LOC142625462, with amino-acid sequence MTNLSNKGLDMMLELLTKVLPKGNLVPRSTYEAKKILRDLGMSYEHIDACKNDWALFWKENENLDKCPVCEAPRYKDTRAQGKKIPHKVLRYFPLTPRLRKLYMSGQRAKDMRWYIDKHVDDGIMRHPDDSEEWKEFDLQHPDFALEPRNVRLGLATDGFNPVGNMNNYYSMWHVILIPYNLPPWLVMKEPYFMLSLLILGPHQEGNEIDIYLKPLVNELKELWEEGVETYDAYRKEHFQMRATLLWTIHDYPRFGNVSGWRTKGYHSCYTCNNEPYSEALESKIGFINHRACLPMEHRWRHSRLHNGLSEKRKRFLELQVGKIQEQLDRMPNIILGKHPSNKKRQLIGEPNWSKVSILYKLLYWKNKKLKHNIDVMHVEKNISESTYGTLLGIEGKSKDTDKARIDLQNMNFRHTLHLKQRPDGSYDKPRAFFSLSPNERDGFYDFLKSVKYPDGYAANISRSVNAKNSRLSGLKSHDCHVLLQRILPIGLQGFAHKDISLVLFELGSFFQDLCSRTLKRSGLEKLEERIVLILCKLERFFPPAFFDVMVHLAVHLSGEAILGGPVPWKIEKIRNRARPEGSIAEAYILKECINNWSLYIDGIETVHNRRERNEDFGESSEGLIVFSQTARPTGGRRNDDNLSRALLDTAHWYLLYNSPELEPYLKCVISYACIV; translated from the exons ATGACCAATTTGAGTAATAAGGGACTTGATATGATGCTAGAATTGCTGACAAAAGTTTTACCGAAAGGTAATTTGGTTCCAAGGTCAACTTATGAAGCAAAGAAGATATTACGTGACTTGGGCATGTCATATGAGCATATAGATGCATGCAAAAATGATTGGGCAttattttggaaggaaaatgaaaaccttgATAAATGTCCGGTGTGTGAGGCGCCTAGGTACAAGGATACACGTGCCCAAGGTAAGAAGATTCCTCATAAGGTATTGCGTTACTTCCCGTTGACCCCGAGACTGAGGAAGTTGTACATGTCAGGCCAAAGAGCTAAGGACATGAGATGGTATATAGACAAACACGTGGACGATGGGATAATGAGGCATCCAGATGATAGTGAGGAGTGGAAGGAGTTTGATTTGCAACATCCTGATTTTGCCCTCGAACCTCGCAATGTAAGATTGGGGTTGGCTACAGATGGATTTAACCCTGTTGGGAATATGAACAACTACTATAGTATGTGGCATGTCATACTTATCCCCTATAACCTACCACCTTGGTTGGTTATGAAGGAGCCATATTTTATGTTGTCATTGCTTATTCTTGGTCCTCATCAAGAGGGAAATGAGATTGATATTTACTTGAAACCATTGGTTAATGAGTTGAAAGAGTTATGGGAAGAAGGTGTAGAAACTTATGATGCTTATAGAAAAGAGCATTTTCAGATGCGTGCAACTTTGTTGTGGACAATACATGACTATCCTAGATTTGGTAATGTGTCTGGGTGGAGGACAAAGGGTTATCATTCTTGTTACACTTGCAACAATGAACCATATTCAGAAGctttggaaagtaaaattggaTTCATTAACCATCGAGCTTGTTTGCCTATGGAACATCGTTGGAGACATAGTCGGTTGCATAATGGTTTATCGGAGAAACGGAAGAGATTTTTAGAGTTACAAGTGGGAAAGATACAAGAACAGCTAGATAGAatgccaaatataattttaggaaaacaTCCAAGTAACAAGAAGAGACAACTCATTGGGGAGCCAAATTGGTCAAAGGTAAGTATTTTGTACAAGCTTCTATACTGGAAAAATAAGAAGCTTAAGCACAACATTGATGTCATGCATGTGGAGAAGAACATTAGTGAGAGTACTTATGGTACTTTGTTGGGCATTGAGGGGAAAAGCAAGGACACCGACAAAGCACGAATAGACttgcaaaatatgaactttaggCACACGTTGCATTTGAAACAACGTCCTGATGGATCATATGACAAGCCTCgggctttcttttcattaagcCCAAATGAAAGGGATGGTTTTTATGACTTTTTGAAATCAGTCAAGTATCCGGATGGTTATGCAGCCAATATATCAAGGTCAGTGAATGCAAAAAATAGTAGATTATCTGGTTTGAAAAGCCACGATTGTCATGTGCTACTACAACGAATTCTTCCAATTGGGTTGCAAGGATTTGCACATAAAGACATTAGTCTTGTATTGTTTGAGTTAGGTAGCTTCTTCCAAGACTTATGCTCAAGGACCCTAAAGCGAAGTGGATTGGAGAAACTAGAAGAACGTATAGTTCTTATACTATGCAAGCTTGAGAGGTTCTTTCCTCCAGCATTCTTTGATGTTATGGTCCACCTTGCTGTTCACTTGTCTGGAGAAGCAATTCTAGGAGGCCCG GTaccttggaaaattgaaaagatacgTAACCGAGCTCGACCAGAAGGTTCGATTGCAGAGGCTTACATTCTTAAAGAATGTATTAACAATTGGTCTTTGTATATTGATGGGATCGAAACTGTACATAatcgaagagaaagaaatgaagattttggtgaATCTAGCGAaggattgatagttttttcacaAACTGCCCGACCTACAGGTGGTAGGCGGAATGATGACAACTTGTCTCGTGCATTGCTTGATACTGCTCATTGGTACTTGTTGTACAATAGTCCTGAGTTAGAGCCTTATTTAAAGTGTGTGATTTCATATGCATGTATTGTTTGA